From the genome of Miscanthus floridulus cultivar M001 chromosome 10, ASM1932011v1, whole genome shotgun sequence, one region includes:
- the LOC136488286 gene encoding putative disease resistance protein RGA3 codes for MTVVLDALASYLQDMLLEIAKEEVHLLLCVPDEIKKMGMKLGDLKRFLADADRRNISDESVKSWVRELRNAMYDATNILDLCQLKAMERGQSCDMGCFNPLLFCMRNPLHAHDIGNRLKRLNERLDDIEKRSKTFNFINLASYEDNTKKVESSLRARRETTGEDELGVVGEKIEEDTRNLVDLLTKKDKNVHEHKSVMVYAIVGVGGIGKTTLAKKIFNHDFIKQEFQKRIWLSVNQEFSDVDLLERAITETQGNHQAPRNTKAALERTLKETLKDCKTLLVMDDVWDHHAWEGVLKTPLLSVLAQGSCVLVTTRHDMVAKGMMAEVPYHHVNKLEQEDAWSLLKKQVVGNENNDEPKVDALKDIGMSIIAKCDGLPLAVKVIGGLLRQKNIRRSDWKNVLNDSTWSVSQMPEELNYAVYLSYQDLHPKLQSCFLHYALLPKSMVFWVEQVVAMWISEGFVHGNSKDLEVLGKEYYDQLIARNLLEPDPRYVDHGVCNMHDIVRSFAQYLTRDEALIANKSEAGLINNINPQNIIRISLKTNGSESIGLGWSSLQAHISLRTLIFVGKIKINPGDSLSCFPSLRTLHIEDANFDALSKSLVQLKHLRYLSLVGTDTSRLPEKIAKMKLLQCIDLNNCKRMVKLPVGIGKLRQLRYLSLLNSGINNIPRGFSGLTNLRVLKGFPAHVEGDWCSLEELGPLNRLTSLDIRGLENVSYSTFAIKVKLGEKVHLSYLCLQCTSGQEEQQHIEKVFDELCPPPCLETLEIEGYFGQRLPRWMTSTPNVPLGCLRILTMEDLPYCAELPDSLFQLPSLEFLQIESASRIKRVGPEFLLPHHHEHPSTLENFGSDLEIEVDGCPSLERISNLPNFHNLVIIECPELKVLEGLPALQKLGLEDYDMKTLPGYLKDVNPRHLDLDCDVLLLTSIAKGKSSPEWDKFSHIKQVRAYANDDDNNIRRKWYVKYTIDPFSFKTNISPSADASGDETEELLDKVEQVTT; via the exons ATGACGGTGGTACTGGATGCTTTAGCATCCTACCTCCAAGACATGTTGTTGGAGATCGCTAAAGAAGAGGTGCATCTGCTCTTATGTGTTCCCGATGAGATAAAAAAGATGGGGATGAAGCTTGGGGACCTTAAGAGGTTCCTCGCCGATGCTGACAGGAGGAACATCAGCGACGAGAGTGTGAAATCATGGGTGAGAGAGCTTAGGAATGCCATGTATGATGCTACCAACATCCTTGATTTGTGCCAGCTAAAGGCGATGGAACGGGGTCAAAGTTGTGATATGGGCTGCTTCAATCCCTTGCTCTTTTGTATGAGGAATCCTCTCCATGCTCATGACATCGGTAATCGCTTAAAACGTCTTAATGAGAGGCTAGATGACATTGAGAAGCGTAGCAAAAccttcaacttcattaaccttgcaTCTTATGAGGACAACACGAAAAAGGTAGAATCCTCCCTTCGCGCTAGGCGTGAGACAACAGGGGAGGATGAATTAGGTGTGGTTGGTGAGAAGATTGAGGAGGACACAAGAAATCTTGTGGATTTGCTCACGAAGAAGGACAAAAATGTACATGAACACAAAAGTGTTATGGTTTATGCTATTGTGGGAGTAGGAGGGATTGGCAAAACCACCCTTGCCAAGAAGATCTTTAATCATGACTTTATCAAACAAGAGTTTCAAAAGAGAATATGGTTGAGTGTCAACCAAGAATTTAGCGATGTTGATCTATTAGAGAGAGCTATCACTGAAACACAAGGAAACCATCAAGCACCAAGAAACACAAAGGCCGCACTAGAGCGAACCCTTAAGGAAACCTTGAAGGACTGCAAGACTTTATTGGTGATGGATGATGTCTGGGACCACCATGCATGGGAGGGTGTCCTCAAAACTCCATTATTAAGCGTCCTAGCTCAAGGTAGTTGTGTCCTCGTTACCACAAGACATGACATGGTCGCCAAAGGCATGATGGCGGAGGTGCCCTACCACCATGTCAACAAATTAGAGCAAGAAGATGCCTGGTCTTTGCTCAAGAAGCAG GTGGTCGGAAACGAAAACAATGACGAACCAAAGGTTGATGCATTGAAGGACATTGGAATGTCGATTATAGCAAAATGTGATGGTTTGCCTCTCGCGGTCAAAGTAATAGGAGGCCTTCTCCGCCAGAAAAACATAAGGCGAAGCGACTGGAAAAATGTCCTAAATGATTCTACATGGTCAGTATCTCAAATGCCTGAAGAGCTAAACTATGCAGTATACCTTAGCTATCAAGATTTGCACCCAAAGTTGCAGTCTTGCTTTCTGCACTACGCCCTCCTCCCCAAGAGCATGGTGTTCTGGGTTGAGCAAGTTGTTGCCATGTGGATTAGTGAAGGATTTGTTCATGGAAACTCAAAAGATTTAGAAGTATTAGGAAAAGAATACTATGACCAATTAATAGCTAGGAACCTTCTAGAGCCAGATCCAAGGTATGTGGACCACGGAGTTTGCAATATGCATGATATTGTTCGTTCATTTGCTCAGTATTTGACTAGAGATGAAGCACTGATAGCAAACAAAAGTGAGGCTGGCCTTATCAACAATATTAATCCACAAAATATTATTCGGATATCACTAAAAACCAATGGATCAGAATCAATTGGGCTAGGGTGGAGTTCTCTGCAAGCACATATATCACTACGAACACTAATTTTTGTTGGGAAAATTAAGATCAACCCAGGTGATTCACTGTCATGTTTTCCAAGTTTGCGGACCCTACATATAGAAGATGCAAATTTTGATGCATTGTCTAAATCATTGGTCCaactcaaacacttgaggtatttGTCCCTAGTTGGCACTGACACATCTAGGCTGCCAGAAAAAATAGCCAAGATGAAATTATTGCAGTGCATTGACCTTAATAATTGTAAAAGAATGGTGAAGCTTCCTGTGGGCATTGGAAAGTTACGTCAGCTGAGGTATCTAAGCCTTCTTAACTCAGGTATAAACAATATACCCAGGGGTTTCAGTGGCCTAACTAATTTAAGGGTATTGAAGGGGTTTCCTGCCCACGTGGAGGGTGATTGGTGTAGTTTGGAAGAATTAGGACCTCTTAACCGGCTCACGAGTCTTGATATTCGTGGCCTGGAGAATGTATCTTATTCCACATTTGCTATAAAGGTTAAGCTTGGTGAAAAGGTGCACCTCAGCTATCTGTGCTTACAGTGCACTAGTGGACAGGAAGAGCAGCAACACATCGAGAAGGTGTTTGATGAGCTCTGCCCTCCGCCTTGCTTAGAAACTCTAGAAATCGAAGGGTACTTTGGTCAACGACTTCCACGGTGGATGACGTCGACACCTAATGTGCCCCTTGGATGCTTGAGGATTCTAACGATGGAAGACTTGCCTTATTGCGCGGAGCTACCTGACAGCTTGTTCCAGCTCCCCAGCTTGGAGTTCCTACAGATTGAAAGCGCCTCACGCATCAAGCGTGTTGGGCCAGAGTTCTTACTACCACACCATCATGAGCACCCAAGCACTTTGGAAAACTTTGGTTCTGATTTGGAAATTGAGGTGGATGGATGTCCTAGCCTGGAGAGGATCAGTAATCTGCCAAATTTCCATAACCTCGTGATCATAGAGTGCCCAGAGTTAAAGGTACTAGAGGGTTTGCCTGCACTTCAGAAACTCGGACTGGAGGACTACGACATGAAAACACTCCCTGGATACTTGAAGGACGTAAACCCAAGGCATTTGGATCTAGACTGTGATGTCCTGTTGCTCACTTCCATAGCTAAAGGAAAATCTAGCCCTGAGTGGGACAAGTTCAGTCATATCAAGCAGGTCAGGGCATATGCAAATGATGACGACAACAACATTCGAAGGAAGTGGTACGTGAAGTACACGATAGATCCTTTCAGCTTCAAGACAAACATCAGCCCCTCTGCCGACGCTTCAG GGGATGAAACAGAGGAGTTATTGGACAAAGTGGAGCAA Gttaccacctga